In the genome of Myxococcus stipitatus, one region contains:
- a CDS encoding DUF1266 domain-containing protein: MNGNHIILLVVVLGVALYWLPKILFFVRTLKSFLTNPKANLPPQQLFGLLLGAVNAEQITAYWNSLETGVPSLRLRTGLSEWWGVYNRQTAADQVEKLLSSGHRVTFDAALRQLANVSPDQWEQVAKSGGEALSNLGASLASLKEDKTTFTAEDLARGTLAWDLGRAVVVTRMSYDLKFLDESQAWAFIARASELARAQFSSWEQWGKSYLLGRAMWNGSEDGMLSGLASITAECQVAPDGPWTKLAWQTESAQDSGHASKLGT, encoded by the coding sequence ATGAACGGGAATCACATCATTCTGTTGGTCGTCGTGTTGGGCGTCGCGCTTTACTGGCTGCCGAAGATCCTGTTCTTTGTGCGGACCCTCAAGTCGTTCCTGACGAACCCCAAGGCGAACCTGCCGCCGCAGCAACTCTTCGGCCTCTTGTTGGGCGCGGTGAACGCAGAGCAGATCACCGCCTACTGGAACTCGCTGGAGACTGGCGTGCCGAGCCTGCGGCTGCGGACGGGGCTCAGTGAGTGGTGGGGCGTCTACAACCGGCAAACCGCGGCGGACCAGGTGGAGAAGCTCTTGAGCTCGGGCCACCGTGTGACGTTTGACGCGGCCCTACGCCAACTGGCGAATGTGTCTCCCGACCAGTGGGAGCAGGTCGCGAAGTCCGGCGGCGAAGCGCTGAGCAACCTGGGCGCGAGCCTGGCTTCGTTGAAGGAAGACAAGACCACCTTCACGGCTGAAGATCTGGCGCGAGGCACGCTGGCGTGGGACCTGGGCCGGGCAGTGGTGGTCACGCGCATGAGCTATGACCTCAAGTTCCTGGACGAGAGCCAGGCGTGGGCCTTCATCGCGCGCGCTTCGGAACTGGCCCGGGCTCAGTTCTCCTCGTGGGAGCAGTGGGGCAAGAGCTACCTGTTGGGCCGCGCCATGTGGAACGGCTCCGAGGACGGAATGCTCAGCGGCCTCGCGTCCATCACCGCGGAGTGTCAGGTGGCTCCGGACGGTCCGTGGACGAAGCTCGCCTGGCAGACGGAGAGCGCGCAGGACTCAGGGCACGCCTCCAAGCTCGGAACGTAA
- a CDS encoding IS4 family transposase has translation MPSADEGAFDRLCASLAPEWVEAALEATGTATVRKRRLPAEQVIWLVLGMALYRHRPIAELVERLDLALPGARPKPIARSAVAQARSRVGEEPLKWLFEKSADAWAHASARRHAWRGLALYGVDGTTARVPDSKENRKHFGGQVVGRGGGLSGYPMVRLVTLMALRSHLLAAAHFGPYGTDEREYALKVWPQVPDGSLCVLDRHFLNADILVPLARDGKNRHWLLRAKKNTAWRTVKRLGKGEEVVEMEVSYRTRQKDDSLPMRFVARAIRYQRKGFQPQWLLTSLLDAEAFPASEVVALYHERWELELGYDEVKTEMLERQEAIRSQKPGGVAQELWGVGLAYNLVRLEMERIAEEASVPPTRISFVMALRLIRDEWMWLAGASPGAIPKHLRRLREEVKRFILPLRRSHRRYPRAVKIKMSSYPRKRPRPVRRVRSRRPLRHVRS, from the coding sequence TTGCCCTCTGCGGATGAGGGGGCGTTCGACCGGCTGTGCGCGAGTCTCGCCCCGGAGTGGGTGGAGGCGGCGCTGGAGGCGACGGGGACAGCCACCGTCCGGAAACGTCGGCTACCCGCGGAGCAGGTCATCTGGCTGGTGCTGGGCATGGCGCTGTACCGGCACCGCCCCATCGCCGAGCTGGTGGAGCGGCTGGACCTGGCATTGCCTGGTGCCAGGCCGAAGCCGATTGCGAGGAGCGCGGTGGCGCAGGCCCGCTCTCGAGTAGGAGAGGAGCCGCTGAAGTGGCTCTTCGAGAAGAGCGCGGACGCGTGGGCCCACGCCAGCGCGCGTCGGCATGCATGGAGGGGGCTGGCCCTGTATGGAGTAGACGGCACGACAGCCCGGGTGCCGGACTCGAAGGAAAACCGAAAGCACTTTGGAGGACAGGTGGTCGGCCGGGGAGGAGGCCTCAGCGGCTACCCCATGGTTCGACTGGTCACGCTGATGGCCCTGCGCAGCCACCTGCTGGCGGCGGCGCACTTCGGGCCCTACGGGACGGATGAGCGCGAGTACGCCCTGAAGGTGTGGCCCCAGGTACCGGACGGTTCGCTGTGCGTGCTGGACCGCCACTTTCTCAACGCCGACATCCTCGTGCCGTTGGCGAGGGACGGGAAGAACCGCCACTGGCTGCTGCGCGCGAAGAAGAACACCGCCTGGCGCACGGTAAAGCGTTTAGGAAAAGGAGAGGAAGTGGTGGAAATGGAGGTGAGCTACCGCACCCGTCAGAAGGACGACTCCTTGCCCATGCGCTTCGTGGCACGTGCCATCCGTTACCAGCGCAAAGGCTTTCAGCCCCAGTGGTTGCTGACCTCGTTGCTGGACGCCGAAGCCTTCCCCGCCAGCGAAGTGGTGGCCCTCTACCACGAGAGGTGGGAGCTGGAACTCGGCTATGACGAGGTGAAGACGGAGATGCTGGAGAGGCAAGAGGCCATCCGCAGCCAGAAGCCCGGTGGGGTCGCCCAGGAACTCTGGGGCGTGGGATTGGCCTACAATCTGGTGCGGCTGGAGATGGAGCGCATTGCCGAAGAGGCCAGTGTGCCTCCCACCCGAATCAGCTTCGTCATGGCCCTGCGTCTCATCCGCGACGAGTGGATGTGGCTGGCCGGCGCGAGCCCCGGAGCGATTCCCAAACATCTGCGACGCCTGCGAGAAGAGGTAAAACGCTTCATCCTCCCGCTGCGGCGAAGCCATAGACGCTATCCGCGTGCGGTGAAAATCAAGATGAGCAGCTACCCACGGAAGCGTCCCCGCCCAGTCCGTCGAGTACGCTCCCGCAGGCCGCTACGTCATGTCCGTTCCTAA